Genomic segment of Streptomyces sp. NA02950:
CCAATGGCCATCGGAATGGGCAGGTCAGCACCTCTTCGCGAGATTCCCGGATTTCTTGTTCCGTGCGCATGCGTTGACATGGGCAAGGGCAGACCGCACGCTACGGTGAGCCGAGCCGGAGACATCTCGGTGAACTGCCGCACCCGATAGGGATATCGGCCTTCAACGGCATCCGGATAAGCGATTCCGCACACCATGCCCCCCTTGTGCACAGCCTCTTGAGAATCGCGCCACCAGTTCCGGAGAACTGCCCCGGAAAAGGGAGGAAATCGTGTCCTCGAGAAAGATTCCATTAACGGCCGGAGCCATGGCCGTGGCCTGTTCGGTCGGCGCCGCGCTGACCCTCGGCGCCCTCGGCGGCCCGGCCCCCGCGGCGGCACGGGAGACCGCGCCGGATGTACGGCACACCGCCGCCCCGCAGACCACGACCGTACGGTACGGGCCGTTCACCATCCCCGCCGCGGGCGACCACGGCCACGACGACGATCACGGCGGCGGCCACGGCCGGGTCCGGGACGACGACCACGGCAACGGGACGACCCACAACCGCATCACGTTCAACATCAAGAAGCCGTGCGACAACTGCTTCATCACCGGCTTCAAGCCCAATCTCGTCTACCCGGACGGGTCGAACGCGAACGTCAACACGGGGCCGATGCTGCACCACGCGGTGCTGGGCACGCACCGGAGGTCCGACACCGTATGCAAGGGCCCCCAGCGGGTATTCGCATCCGGCAATGAGCGGATGGAAAGCGTCCTGCCGTCCGGTTACGGCGTGAAGGTCAAACGGGGCGAGCGCTGGAACATGCTCTACGACCTGATGAACCATGAGCACAAGGAGAAAACCGTCTACATTTCCATCACCTACACGCACGAGTCGGCGGCGGGCTCACAACTCAAGCCCGTCACCCCGATCTGGATGGACGCCGGCGGTTGTCTCGGCAGCATTTGGGACGCCCCCGAGGGCGTCAGCGAAAAGACCCGGCGGTGGCGTTCCACGATATCCGGGAGGCTTGTGCACATGCGCGGCCACCTCCACCACGGCGGCCACTCCGTGCGGACCGAGAACCTCACCACCGGCAAGCTCCTGTGCAAGGTGGTGGCCACGGAGGGCGGCAGCCCCGAGTTCATCGATCCCCACGGACGCACCGAGATCTCGGACATGCCGCCGTGCAGCGGTGACCCGCTCGGCACGATCCACCGCGGTGACGTCCTCCAGGTCACCGGCAGGTACGAGATCGACGGCCATACGCACGACAACGTGATGGGGATCATGGTCGGCTGGGTGGCCAAGGACTGATCCGCACCGACGAGCCCACGGGGCGGGCCGGTCGTGCCCGCCCCACCGACCACCATCGCCGAGAGGGGGTCCCATGACCCCGCAACGGGTCCGTGGCCCGGTGGCCTGGTGGGTGCTCGGCGCCGCCGACGCGCTCATCTGCCTGGGGTGGGCGGGCAGTGTGTGGGTGGCCTCGCATGTGGAGGCCGACCCCGTACTGCACACCGCCGCGCTCTTCGCCCATCTGGGGGCCCTGGTCCTCGGCATGGGCGCGGTGCTGACCGTCGACTACTACGGGCTGCTGTGGATCCTGGGGCGGCGCACCCTGCGTCAGGTACTGGACTTCATGGGCCCGTTGCACGTGCCCATCTGGACCGGACTGACGGGCCTGGTGCTGAGCGGGGTCATGCTCCACCCCGATCCGGCGGCCCCGCTCACCCGGATCAAGCTGGTGCTCGTCCTGGTGATCGCGCTCAACGGCGTGCACGCCGGGAATCTGCACCGCGGACTGGCCGAGCGGGACGAGCGGCCGCCCGCACGGCGGCTGCTGATACGCGGGGGGATCTCGGCCGTCGTCTCCCAGCTCGGCTGGTGGGGCGCCTTGGGCATCGGGTTCGTCAACAGCCAGTCATGAACGCGAGCGTGAACGCGAGCAACATGAAGGAGACCGATGAGATCCCGCAGTGTGCTCCCTACCGTCATCCGTGCCGCCCTCGCCGTCGCGGCACTGCTGCTGTCGCTCACGGCGGCCCCGGACACCGCGGCCGCTCCGGCAGGACCCGGTCACGGCCCGCTGGTCGTGCGCCCCGCGCAGGGCGCGGTGCGCGGCGCGGCCGGTGACGACGGCGGCCGGGTCTTCCAGGGCATTCCCTTCGCCGCTCCCCCGACCGGAGAGCTGCGCTGGCGCCCGCCCCGGCCGGCAGCGTCCTGGCACGGCGTACGGAACGCCACCGAACCGGCCGGCCCCTGCGCCCAGTTGCCTTTGACGCTGCTCCCGGACGGCGGCCCCGTGCTGCCCGGTGACTCCAACCGGACCGGCAGCACCGCGGAGGACTGCCTGTACCTCAATGTGTGGACCCCGCCCCGCCCGGCGCGCGGGCCCCTGCCGGTGCTGGTGTGGCTGCACGGCGGCGGCAACGCCTACGGCGCCGGAAGCGACTACGACGGCGCCGCGCTGGCCGCGCGGGGGCTCGTCGTGGTCACGGTCAACTACCGCCTCGGGGCGCTGGGGTTCCTCGCCCACCCCGCCCTGTCGGCCGAGAGCGCGGACCGTGCCTCGGGTGACTACGGTCTGATGGACCAGCAGGCCGCGCTGCGCTGGGTACGGCACAACATCGGCGCGTTCGGCGGCGACCGGAACAGGGTCACCCTCGGCGGTCAGTCCGCGGGATCCGTCGACACCTGCCTCCACATCGCCTCGCCGACCGCGAAGCGCCTGTTCCACCGGGCCGTCCAGCAGAGCGGGAGCTGTGCGTCGGAGGATGCCGCCGCCCCGCTCCCCCTGGCCGCGGCCGAGCAGCGGGGACAGAGCTTCGCGGCCTCCATGGGGTGCGCCGATCCGAAGTCCGCGCCGGCCTGCCTGCGCAGGGTACCCGCCACCGAGCTCATCCGCAGTGCCCCGGGAGCCCTGCCCCTGTGGACGGGGAACACCGGGCCGCGCATCCTCCCGGTCGCGCCGCGGCAGGCATGGGCCACCGGCCGGGTGAACACGGTCCCGACGCTGAGCGGCAGCACCCATGACGAGTACCGCTACTTCACCGCGCTGTACGTGGATCTGCTGGGCGGCGGTCCGCTCACGCCCCCGGCCTACGCCGCCTTGATCAGGGCGCAGTACCCGGCCGACGCGGCGGCCGTCCTCGCCAGGTACCCGGCTTCCGCGTACGCGTCCCCGAACCTGGCCTACGCCACCGTCGGCACCGATCAGAAGTTCGCCTGTCCGGCGCGGGCGGACAGCCGCCTGTACAGCGGCCGGACGCCCGTCTACGCCTACGAGTTCAACGATCCCCAGGCGCCGCCGTTCATTCCGGCGCCGCACACCCCCCAGGGCGCCTTCCACGCCTCGGAGCTGGCCTATCTGTTCCCGATGGACGGCGTGCCACCGCTGACCCCGGCCCAGCGCAGGCTGTCGCACACGATGACCGGCTACTGGGCGCGGTTCGCCGCCACCGGCGATCCCAACGGTCCGGGCTCGGCGCCCCGTTGGCCGCGGTACACCGCCGACCGCGACCGCATTCAGGTGCTGGCCCCGGACCGTACCGCGCCCACCGGCGGTTTCGCGGCCGACCACCAGTGCGCGTACTGGCAGCCGCCGTCCCGCGCGCACTGAGGGGACCGTCCGGCGGGATCAGGACGCGCCGAGCGCCGCCAGCGGATCGTCGAGCACCGTCTGCCACGCCAACTCGGCGGCGCCCACCAGGCTGTTGTGGTCCAGTGTGCACGGCAGGATCGGCACGCCCCCGCTGCGTCCCCACAGGCTGCATTCGGCCACCACGGTCCGCAGCCGCTCCGGTTCGGCCTCCACCAGCTCGCGGTGCAGGCCGCCGAGGATGATGCGGTCCGGGTTGAGGATGTTGACGAGTCCGGCCAGGCCCAGGCCGAGGCGGTCGATGAGCAGGTCGGCCGCGGCCCGTACGGACGGGTCGTCGTACTCGTCCCGGAGCAGGTCGCGGGCCTGCTGGAGCAGCGAGACCTCGGGACCCGGTTCGCGCCCGGCCGCGGTGAGGAAGGCGAGCGGATCGGCCTCGACGTCCAGGCAGCCGCGGCTGCCGCAATGGCAGGGCCGGCCCTCGGGGTTGACGGTCAGATGGCCGACCTCGAGGGCCAGTCCCGCGCTGCCCGTGTGCAGCCTCCCGTCGAGCACGAGCGCGCCACCCACGCCCCGGTGGCCGGTGCCGACGCACAGCAGATGCTGGGCGCCGCGGCCGGCGCCGTGGCGGTGTTCGGCGAGTGCGGCGAGGTTGACATCGTTGCCCGCCAGGCCCTCGACCGGCTCCCCGCTGGGGCTGGTGACGCCCGCCGCGGCCAGGCTGCGGGTGAACAGCTCGTGCACCGGGGCGCCCGCGGGCCAGGCGACGTGCAGCGGGTTCAGGGCGGTGCCCTCCGGTTCGGCGACCGCGGACGGGACGGCCAGCCCCGCGCCGATACAGCGGCGACCGGATTCCCGCAGCAGTTCGACCCCGGCCTCGACCACCGCGTCGATGACATGCGCCGGGTCTGCGGGGACGGTCATACAGCCCGGGGCGGTGGCCACGAGCGTGCCGCCGAGTCCGACGAGCGCCGCGCGGAACCCGTCGGCGTGCACCTGGGCGGCGAGCGCTACGGGGCCGCGCGGGGCGATCTCGAGGCGGTGCGAGGGCCGCCCCTGCGCGCCGGCGGAGCCGAGCGGGCGGGAGTCGACCTGGATCAGTCCGAGCGCCTCCAGTTCGGCCGCGACGGCTCCCGCCGTCGCGCGCGTCACCCCGAGCTCGGCCGTCAGCACCGCGCGGGTGGGTGCGCGGCCGGTGTGGACGAGCTCCAGCGCAGGTCCAAGAGCGCTTCGGCCGCGCTCAAGCCTTGTCCGTGTCTGGGTCACGGTCCTATTCTCACTTTGTGCCGACACTAAACAAAACATGGACGGCCGCTTCGGGGATGCCAGCTTCCGTCACCACGGATCGCGGTCTCGCCCGGCTCCGGGCCGCCATCACCGTCTTCTTCGTCCTCGACGGCTTCGTGTTCGCCGGATGGGTGGCGCGGATCCCCGCTATCAAGGAGCAGACCGGCGCGTCGGAGGGTGCGCTCGGACTGGCCCTGCTGTGCATATCGACGGGTGCCGCGGCCACCATGATGGCCACCGGGCGGCTCTGCCGGCGCTTCGGCAGCCATGCCACGACGGTCGCCGCGGCCGCCCTGTTCTCGCTGAGCGTCGCCCTGCCGCCGCTGACGCACTCCGTACCCGCCCTGGGACTGGTACTGCTCGTCTTCGGCACCGGGTTCGGCGGTCTCAACGTCGCCATGAACAGCGCGGCGGTCGACCTCATCGCCGCCCTGCGCCGCCCGATCATGCCCAGTTTCCACGCGGCCTTCAGTCTCGGCGGTGTGGTCGGGGCGGGACTGGGCGGGCTGATCGCCAACCACACCTCCCCCGTCCGCCACCTGGCACTGCTGGCGGCCGTCGGGCTGCTGCTCACGGCGGTCGCCGGACGGGTGCTGACCTCCCTCCCGGCGCCCTCGCGGAAGGCACCGGAGACGGCCGGGACACCGGCGGATTCCCCCGGGCGGCCGAAGGCGGCGCGCCGCCTCGTGGCCGTCTTCGGTCTGATCGCCCTGTGCACGGCGTACGGCGAGGGCGCGATGGCCGACTGGGCCGCACTCCATCTGCGCCAGGACCTCGACGCCTCCGCCGGGGTCGCTGCGGCGGGCTACTCGGTCTTCGCCCTGACGATGACCGTCGGCCGGCTGTCCGGCACAGCACTGGTCGAACGGCTCGGCCGGACACGGACGTTGGTCATGGGCGGATCCACGGCGGCGGCCGGGATGCTGCTGGGCTCGCTCGCCCCGACGGTCTGGCTCGCCCTGCTCGGCTTCGCCGTCACCGGACTCGGCCTGGCCAACATCTTCCCGGTCGCGATCGCGCGGGCGGGTGCGCTGACCGGACCGGCCGGGGTCGCCGCGGCCTCCACCCTCGGCTACGTCGGCATGCTGCTCGGCCCGGCGACGATCGGCTTCCTCGCGGACTGGCTCTCGCTGTCCGTCGCGCTGACCACGGTCTCGGCACTGGCGGCGGTCTCGGCCGTCATCGCCTACGGAACGCGCAACGCCGCCCGTACGAGCGGCGACTGAGCAACCGTCCCGCCGTCCGCCTCCGCCCGTCGGACCGCCGTCGGGCGGCCCGGGTGTCGGTGGCGGCTGGCAGAATCCCGCCATGGACACCAGTGCGCTGATCGACACC
This window contains:
- a CDS encoding carboxylesterase/lipase family protein — translated: MRSRSVLPTVIRAALAVAALLLSLTAAPDTAAAPAGPGHGPLVVRPAQGAVRGAAGDDGGRVFQGIPFAAPPTGELRWRPPRPAASWHGVRNATEPAGPCAQLPLTLLPDGGPVLPGDSNRTGSTAEDCLYLNVWTPPRPARGPLPVLVWLHGGGNAYGAGSDYDGAALAARGLVVVTVNYRLGALGFLAHPALSAESADRASGDYGLMDQQAALRWVRHNIGAFGGDRNRVTLGGQSAGSVDTCLHIASPTAKRLFHRAVQQSGSCASEDAAAPLPLAAAEQRGQSFAASMGCADPKSAPACLRRVPATELIRSAPGALPLWTGNTGPRILPVAPRQAWATGRVNTVPTLSGSTHDEYRYFTALYVDLLGGGPLTPPAYAALIRAQYPADAAAVLARYPASAYASPNLAYATVGTDQKFACPARADSRLYSGRTPVYAYEFNDPQAPPFIPAPHTPQGAFHASELAYLFPMDGVPPLTPAQRRLSHTMTGYWARFAATGDPNGPGSAPRWPRYTADRDRIQVLAPDRTAPTGGFAADHQCAYWQPPSRAH
- a CDS encoding ROK family protein, with the translated sequence MTQTRTRLERGRSALGPALELVHTGRAPTRAVLTAELGVTRATAGAVAAELEALGLIQVDSRPLGSAGAQGRPSHRLEIAPRGPVALAAQVHADGFRAALVGLGGTLVATAPGCMTVPADPAHVIDAVVEAGVELLRESGRRCIGAGLAVPSAVAEPEGTALNPLHVAWPAGAPVHELFTRSLAAAGVTSPSGEPVEGLAGNDVNLAALAEHRHGAGRGAQHLLCVGTGHRGVGGALVLDGRLHTGSAGLALEVGHLTVNPEGRPCHCGSRGCLDVEADPLAFLTAAGREPGPEVSLLQQARDLLRDEYDDPSVRAAADLLIDRLGLGLAGLVNILNPDRIILGGLHRELVEAEPERLRTVVAECSLWGRSGGVPILPCTLDHNSLVGAAELAWQTVLDDPLAALGAS
- a CDS encoding MFS transporter, producing MPASVTTDRGLARLRAAITVFFVLDGFVFAGWVARIPAIKEQTGASEGALGLALLCISTGAAATMMATGRLCRRFGSHATTVAAAALFSLSVALPPLTHSVPALGLVLLVFGTGFGGLNVAMNSAAVDLIAALRRPIMPSFHAAFSLGGVVGAGLGGLIANHTSPVRHLALLAAVGLLLTAVAGRVLTSLPAPSRKAPETAGTPADSPGRPKAARRLVAVFGLIALCTAYGEGAMADWAALHLRQDLDASAGVAAAGYSVFALTMTVGRLSGTALVERLGRTRTLVMGGSTAAAGMLLGSLAPTVWLALLGFAVTGLGLANIFPVAIARAGALTGPAGVAAASTLGYVGMLLGPATIGFLADWLSLSVALTTVSALAAVSAVIAYGTRNAARTSGD